The Tropicibacter oceani DNA segment CCGATTGATAGCGCAGGCCGAGAACGGTGATACCGGTCTTGTCGAGGCGATAGTCGCGCTCATGCCCGAAACACAGGCGCATCATCTCCGAGTCCGGCGGCGGGGTGACCCCGTACACCTTGTTCAGGCGACGCCAGGCCTGAACGGGAGTTTCATCGTCGAGACCGCCGTGCGGCGTGTTGTGGTAGATTTCCACAACCCAGCGAATGAGCGCGAACGTCAGATCATCCAGGTTCAGAGCAGCTCGCTTCTCCGGATCCGAGTCACCCTTCTGAAGGATTCCCCGGAACGTATGCCCGGACAGACGGGATGCCAGATCACCCGAACAGGTGCCGAAGAAACGCTCGATGGCTCCGCGGTTTTCCGGGACGCCATTCATGGCCATCTCCCAAGCGATACCCAAGTCCTCGGCCGCCATCCGGAAACGCAAGGACTTGAAGGCAGAGCCGCCGTCGAAGACAATCAACTCCGGGGTGCCATGCATGTCCCAAGGCGTGTGGGATCCGACGGCGTCGGACCAGGCACCTTTGTTGGTCACGATCATCTGCAACAACTGAACGGCAGCCTCGGAATTCGGAGCGCGGCTCAAGACCATGCCAACGATACAACGGGTTGCACAACAAATCGCGGCCGTAAGCGTCCATCGCGCTGCTTTCCGTTTCTTGATTTTTCCGGTTTTCGGATCCCGATACTCCTCGAACTGGATGCCCATGAACTGCTTCTCTTCCTCGGTGAAGAGTCCGTAAATGTCGGTACTCTGCAGCAAGGTCTGAGCATCGAAGGTACACTCGTCGATTTCGACCCGCTCCAATGGCCGCGTCGCGATGACGCCCGTCGTGACTGGCCGGAACTTCTTCCGCGCCGCGTCAATGCCATTCCGCTTCAATTCCACCTGGAACGGATCCAAGGATCGGACGGCAAGCCGGAAGGTTTCACGGTTTGGGATTTTCATCGCCGGTTTACCCGCTTCCACGAGTTCCTTGTTCTTTGCCTCGAACTCCAAATGCATCTCTTCAAAGAGCTCTTTGATCGTCGGCTTGTCCTGCGACATGTATTTCCGAGCGATTGCCATCATCAGCGAGCTTTCTGCTGCGGTGAGACGGGAACGGCGATTTCCGCGATCCGAAACACTATCGATATGCCCCATGAGCCCGAACTTGTTCAGCTCCGCCAACCAACGACGCAGGGTACGAGGCGAAGGCGGTTTCGCGAAATTTTCACATTTCAGGATCTTTCCATCGGGCCCAGGCTCAGGCGCGTCGACGGGAGCCCGTTCCAACACGCGCCCCAAGAGTTCTACCTTGTTGGCCTTGATGGACGCGTCTGTGAACGTCAAGAGCTGCTCATTGTGCATTTCCAGAGCGACCTGACAATACAGGTCACGTTTTGTAAGTCGGCGCAGAGGGCGATCGCTCAAAGCCGAAACCGAGGTCTCAGAACGCGCCAGCCGTTTGCATGCAGCAAGCGGGTC contains these protein-coding regions:
- a CDS encoding transposase, which produces MDLSFSTANARYVFGLLDRVSIDNLPFTVSMETEVGYVMRRDDTTGLCQQFSHEDLARLGQEGRIRVERDYFDPLAACKRLARSETSVSALSDRPLRRLTKRDLYCQVALEMHNEQLLTFTDASIKANKVELLGRVLERAPVDAPEPGPDGKILKCENFAKPPSPRTLRRWLAELNKFGLMGHIDSVSDRGNRRSRLTAAESSLMMAIARKYMSQDKPTIKELFEEMHLEFEAKNKELVEAGKPAMKIPNRETFRLAVRSLDPFQVELKRNGIDAARKKFRPVTTGVIATRPLERVEIDECTFDAQTLLQSTDIYGLFTEEEKQFMGIQFEEYRDPKTGKIKKRKAARWTLTAAICCATRCIVGMVLSRAPNSEAAVQLLQMIVTNKGAWSDAVGSHTPWDMHGTPELIVFDGGSAFKSLRFRMAAEDLGIAWEMAMNGVPENRGAIERFFGTCSGDLASRLSGHTFRGILQKGDSDPEKRAALNLDDLTFALIRWVVEIYHNTPHGGLDDETPVQAWRRLNKVYGVTPPPDSEMMRLCFGHERDYRLDKTGITVLGLRYQSEVIQNHLRRTDVKPVKVRWHPKDIGAISVKIGEAWFNVPALDTSLKGVPAQTWLTAVRHVRNGAPKSNRLNNAAVRAAILAIKDRNEKAMARAGLNLEDWSEERFMREEKNLLAGVEFYEPKAPTKAKGTLGQELPPEDDGSDDIDGRMDAQPRGADQTTTPAASSITFEEE